A DNA window from Hordeum vulgare subsp. vulgare chromosome 1H, MorexV3_pseudomolecules_assembly, whole genome shotgun sequence contains the following coding sequences:
- the LOC123445940 gene encoding uncharacterized protein LOC123445940, with protein sequence MMWGLAAAVASAAAVAVASGAELLACEDRAPTAPATALAVVGRCDRFLLRQQGSSSSGGRDDRFAPRFDGLRFIETLVTAHR encoded by the exons ATGATGTGGGGGCTCGCAGCCGCCGTCGCGTCCGCGGCCGCCGTCGCCGTGGCCTCCGGCGCCGAGCTCCTAGCGTGCGAGGACCGCGCCCCGACGGCGCCGGCgaccgccctcgccgtcgtcggcaGATGCGACCGGTTCCTCCTCCGGCAGCAG GGATCCTCGTCGTCGGGCGGCCGGGACGACAGGTTCGCGCCGAGGTTCGACGGGCTGCGGTTCATCGAGACGCTCGTCACGGCGCACCGCTGA